A region of uncultured Anaeromusa sp. DNA encodes the following proteins:
- a CDS encoding glycosyltransferase family 2 protein, giving the protein MVDKGKVGVVTVTYNSGKVISEFLESLCMQTYDNYFLYIVDNASTDETIATVETQPSDLRIKVIKNQENLGVAKGNNQGIAAALQDECQYILLINNDTIFESKLLEKLVNGLAQYDCDLIVPKMLYHDRPNVIWFAGGHFLRWKGYLNIQEGEGEEDKGQYDVPRQIECAPTCCMLITRRTFEQVGLMDEKYFVYYDDTDFCLRVLRSGLKMYFLPLASLIHKVSSLTGGSASNFVMRYTIRNLVYYIRKNFNGPCVICWIFGIQLVLWMKVIAGKDNIKEYVVKQRAYIEGLKM; this is encoded by the coding sequence ATGGTTGATAAAGGGAAAGTCGGTGTAGTGACTGTTACCTATAACAGTGGTAAGGTAATATCAGAATTTCTTGAATCGCTGTGCATGCAAACGTATGATAATTATTTCTTATATATAGTAGATAATGCATCAACGGATGAGACGATAGCAACGGTAGAAACGCAGCCGAGCGATTTGAGAATTAAGGTTATTAAAAATCAAGAAAACTTAGGTGTGGCTAAAGGAAATAACCAGGGTATTGCAGCAGCGTTACAAGATGAATGTCAATACATTTTACTTATCAATAATGATACGATATTTGAGAGTAAGCTTCTGGAAAAATTAGTGAATGGATTAGCGCAATATGATTGCGATCTAATAGTGCCTAAGATGTTATATCATGATCGACCTAATGTTATTTGGTTTGCGGGGGGGCATTTTTTACGTTGGAAAGGATATCTTAATATTCAGGAAGGTGAAGGTGAAGAAGACAAAGGACAGTATGATGTTCCTAGACAGATTGAGTGCGCTCCTACTTGCTGCATGTTAATTACAAGGAGAACTTTTGAGCAAGTGGGATTGATGGATGAAAAATATTTTGTTTATTATGATGATACAGATTTTTGCCTGCGTGTACTAAGATCAGGGTTGAAGATGTATTTTCTTCCGTTGGCTAGTTTAATACATAAGGTGAGTAGCTTGACGGGGGGATCAGCATCTAACTTCGTTATGCGATATACAATACGAAATCTGGTGTACTATATCCGCAAAAATTTCAATGGTCCATGTGTAATTTGTTGGATTTTCGGTATTCAGTTGGTTCTATGGATGAAAGTAATTGCGGGAAAAGACAATATAAAAGAGTATGTGGTTAAGCAAAGAGCGTATATCGAAGGATTAAAAATGTAA
- the rfbF gene encoding glucose-1-phosphate cytidylyltransferase: protein MKVVILCGGQGTRIRDVSDNIPKPMIPIGDFPILWHIMKYYSCWGHKDFVLCLGYKGHVIKDFFINYQTQVNDFTVDLGNKNAIEFHNGHTEEDWKVTLSETGLTALTGARIKRIRKYVVDEENFMLTYGDGVGNVDLGELIKFHLAHGKILTVTGVRPPGRFGELVHDETGMVTAFNEKPQAAGGRISGGFFICRKEIFSYLDDRDELTFEQEPMRKLVADDQLMVYNHDGFWQPMDTSREYMLLNKLYEKGEAPWEIW from the coding sequence ATGAAAGTAGTAATCTTATGCGGAGGTCAAGGAACGAGAATCCGCGATGTGTCAGACAATATACCAAAACCGATGATTCCGATAGGGGATTTTCCGATATTATGGCATATAATGAAGTACTATTCTTGCTGGGGGCATAAAGACTTCGTCTTATGTCTTGGATATAAAGGCCATGTTATCAAGGATTTCTTCATTAATTATCAGACTCAGGTCAACGATTTTACGGTGGATCTGGGTAATAAAAACGCGATTGAATTTCATAACGGACATACTGAGGAAGATTGGAAAGTTACACTTTCAGAAACTGGCCTGACGGCGTTAACCGGTGCTCGGATCAAACGTATTCGCAAGTATGTAGTCGATGAGGAAAATTTCATGCTGACTTATGGCGATGGAGTCGGCAACGTAGATTTGGGCGAGCTAATTAAGTTCCATCTGGCGCACGGAAAAATATTAACGGTTACGGGAGTCAGACCGCCCGGACGCTTTGGAGAGCTAGTGCATGATGAAACGGGTATGGTCACTGCATTTAATGAAAAACCGCAAGCGGCGGGTGGACGAATTTCTGGCGGCTTTTTTATTTGTAGAAAAGAAATTTTTTCCTATTTAGATGATCGTGACGAGCTAACTTTTGAACAAGAACCTATGCGCAAGTTGGTTGCAGACGACCAGTTAATGGTTTATAATCATGACGGATTTTGGCAACCGATGGATACATCACGGGAGTATATGTTGCTTAATAAGCTGTATGAAAAGGGGGAAGCTCCTTGGGAAATATGGTAA
- the rfbG gene encoding CDP-glucose 4,6-dehydratase — MVNSNLVQTFRGKRVLLTGDTGFKGSWLAMLLHRLGAQVFGYALPPQQAEDHFNLLELDKIITHVNGDIRDHHNVMKVFREVEPEFLFHLAAQPLVRLSYEEPKVTFDTNVGGSVNILEAVRQTVSLRSVIYVTTDKCYKNKEWIWGYRENDELGGRDPYSASKAAAELVFSSYLESFFASRGTLGAASVRAGNVIGGGDWAKDRIVPDCIRALQCNEAIVVRNPAATRPWQHVLEPLHGYLMLAEKLYYEPRVYSGAWNFGPRGESVQTVQSLVEKLIPLWGEGEVRFERSENKVHEANLLQLNCDKAHKLLQWIPKWGFERTIAETVCWYKAVNNGVAVKSATANQIENYLEGSI, encoded by the coding sequence ATGGTAAATAGCAATTTGGTACAGACATTTCGTGGTAAGCGTGTTTTATTGACTGGGGATACGGGATTCAAGGGGTCTTGGTTGGCTATGCTGCTGCATAGATTAGGAGCGCAAGTCTTCGGTTATGCATTACCTCCACAACAGGCTGAGGACCATTTTAATTTGCTGGAATTGGATAAAATAATTACTCATGTGAATGGCGATATTCGGGATCATCATAATGTTATGAAGGTATTCCGTGAAGTTGAACCAGAGTTTCTTTTCCATTTAGCGGCTCAACCATTAGTACGTCTTTCTTATGAAGAGCCTAAAGTTACCTTTGATACTAATGTTGGAGGTTCTGTCAATATTTTAGAAGCGGTAAGGCAGACTGTTTCTCTACGATCGGTTATATATGTAACAACGGACAAATGCTATAAAAACAAAGAATGGATTTGGGGCTATAGGGAGAATGACGAACTAGGGGGGCGGGATCCGTACAGTGCGTCTAAGGCGGCAGCAGAGCTGGTGTTTTCTTCTTATCTTGAATCGTTTTTTGCGAGCAGAGGAACTTTGGGCGCTGCTAGTGTTCGAGCCGGCAATGTAATTGGAGGCGGGGATTGGGCGAAAGATCGTATTGTGCCAGACTGTATAAGAGCATTACAATGTAATGAGGCCATCGTGGTGCGGAATCCGGCTGCTACTCGTCCCTGGCAACATGTGCTTGAACCGTTGCACGGTTACTTGATGCTCGCGGAAAAGCTGTATTATGAACCAAGAGTATATTCGGGGGCGTGGAATTTCGGGCCGCGAGGGGAGTCTGTCCAGACGGTGCAGAGTTTGGTGGAAAAGTTGATTCCTTTATGGGGCGAAGGAGAAGTTCGGTTTGAACGTTCTGAAAACAAGGTGCATGAGGCTAATTTATTGCAATTGAATTGTGATAAGGCACATAAGCTATTGCAGTGGATTCCAAAATGGGGGTTTGAACGGACGATTGCTGAAACCGTTTGTTGGTATAAAGCAGTCAATAATGGTGTTGCGGTAAAGTCAGCTACGGCAAATCAGATCGAAAACTATTTGGAGGGTTCTATATGA
- a CDS encoding dTDP-4-dehydrorhamnose 3,5-epimerase family protein — MIDGVKVTPLKQILDERGKIMHMMRCDSPDFSGFGEIYFSCIHPGAIKGWHIHKEMILNYAVPHGNIKFVLYDERVDSPTYGEVQEIFLGPDNYCLVTVPPMVWNGFKGIGSELAIVANCSTIPHDPQEIDRLDPFDSRIPYDWSLKHR; from the coding sequence ATGATTGATGGAGTTAAAGTAACGCCGCTAAAACAAATTCTCGATGAACGCGGAAAGATCATGCATATGATGCGTTGTGACAGTCCTGATTTTAGTGGCTTCGGTGAGATTTACTTTTCCTGTATTCATCCAGGGGCGATAAAAGGCTGGCATATTCATAAAGAAATGATTTTGAATTATGCGGTTCCCCATGGAAATATAAAATTTGTATTGTATGATGAACGAGTGGATAGTCCAACTTACGGTGAGGTGCAGGAAATCTTCCTAGGTCCTGACAACTATTGCCTTGTAACAGTTCCGCCAATGGTTTGGAACGGGTTTAAAGGAATCGGTTCAGAATTAGCTATTGTTGCCAATTGTTCGACGATACCACATGACCCACAGGAAATTGATAGACTAGATCCCTTTGATTCCAGGATTCCCTATGATTGGAGTCTGAAGCACAGATGA
- a CDS encoding SDR family oxidoreductase produces MSEEVLITGGMGYVGGRIAQAISEHSAYDLTISTRRTGLSRPEWLVKGNVIKLDLLSEEELDAACQGVKYIIHLAALNEIDSAKDPEQALIINGLGTLKLLRAAERAGVERFIYFSTAHVYGAPLQGNITENLATKPCHPYAITHRIAEDFVLASSKLTGIVLRLSNSLGAPSHIGVDRWTLLVNDLCRQAVTENKLTLRTGHQRRDFIALSDVCAAVLHFLKIPKQECKDGLFNLGGECTMSVADMAELISERYEVLFKQKIPIYCPEQRESESDVSLNYDISKLKETGFKLQGDIVCEVDRTLEICNKFLAK; encoded by the coding sequence ATGAGTGAAGAGGTTCTGATTACGGGAGGAATGGGGTACGTTGGAGGACGAATCGCACAAGCGATTAGTGAACATTCCGCATATGACTTAACTATTAGTACACGTCGAACGGGTCTTAGTCGGCCGGAGTGGCTTGTGAAGGGAAATGTTATTAAACTAGATCTTTTATCAGAAGAAGAGCTCGATGCGGCCTGCCAGGGCGTCAAATATATCATTCATTTGGCTGCACTAAATGAAATCGACAGCGCTAAAGATCCCGAACAGGCGCTTATAATCAACGGACTGGGTACGCTGAAGCTGCTTCGGGCTGCCGAACGCGCAGGTGTTGAGCGCTTTATTTATTTTTCCACTGCGCATGTTTATGGTGCTCCATTGCAAGGGAACATTACTGAAAACTTAGCAACGAAACCGTGTCATCCTTATGCAATTACCCATCGTATTGCAGAAGACTTTGTGTTGGCATCGAGTAAGCTAACGGGAATTGTGCTAAGATTATCTAATAGTTTGGGGGCGCCCAGCCATATTGGAGTTGATCGTTGGACATTGCTTGTTAATGATCTTTGTCGGCAAGCTGTTACCGAAAATAAGTTGACGCTTCGTACTGGGCATCAAAGGCGTGACTTTATCGCGTTATCAGATGTTTGTGCTGCCGTACTTCACTTTCTGAAAATACCTAAGCAAGAATGTAAAGATGGTTTGTTCAATTTGGGTGGCGAATGCACAATGAGTGTTGCTGATATGGCAGAACTTATATCTGAACGATACGAAGTTCTCTTTAAACAAAAAATCCCAATTTATTGTCCAGAACAAAGGGAGAGTGAAAGCGATGTTTCCCTTAACTATGATATTAGTAAGTTGAAAGAGACAGGGTTTAAACTCCAAGGTGATATTGTTTGTGAAGTTGACAGAACGTTAGAGATTTGCAATAAATTCTTAGCTAAATAG
- a CDS encoding glycosyltransferase: protein MPLVSIIMNCHNGSKYLREALDSIYSQSFKDFEIVFWDNFSTDDSAEIAVSYGEKVKYYRGEEFLTLGAARNKALEKAQGKYIAFLDCDDIWMPLKLEKQVHLMEENPIVEFIYTNFYMMEPKKGKSKIVLPKYQPSGDVFAAFLKKFPVGLLTAFVRKNSMDKLQHHFDPTLKLTSEYDLFMRLAYKGYVEYIGEPLAYYRVHENMSSLCLRQEWPGELSYVLEKLIHFDDAIKNDMKREIAQQQNYIEFIKAKNKMLDGDLRSARDLLTPCKMQSVKAFLLYTGTFIPLPIWLWLKPVWERGTFR from the coding sequence ATGCCATTAGTAAGCATTATAATGAATTGTCACAACGGAAGTAAATATCTTAGAGAGGCTCTTGACAGCATATATTCTCAAAGCTTTAAAGATTTTGAGATTGTTTTTTGGGACAATTTTTCTACAGATGATAGTGCTGAAATAGCGGTGAGTTATGGAGAGAAAGTTAAATATTATCGGGGAGAAGAATTTCTTACATTAGGAGCTGCGCGTAATAAAGCGCTAGAAAAAGCGCAGGGAAAATACATTGCTTTTTTAGATTGTGATGACATATGGATGCCATTGAAGCTGGAAAAACAAGTGCATTTAATGGAAGAAAATCCAATAGTAGAGTTTATATATACAAATTTTTATATGATGGAACCTAAAAAAGGGAAAAGTAAGATCGTTCTTCCGAAGTATCAACCTTCCGGTGATGTATTCGCGGCTTTTCTGAAAAAATTTCCAGTAGGTTTGCTTACTGCGTTTGTTAGAAAAAATAGTATGGATAAACTTCAACATCACTTTGATCCCACCCTGAAATTGACATCGGAATATGATTTGTTTATGAGACTGGCATATAAAGGATATGTTGAATACATCGGTGAACCTTTAGCTTATTATCGTGTTCATGAAAATATGTCTAGTCTTTGTTTACGTCAAGAGTGGCCAGGGGAATTGAGCTATGTATTGGAAAAATTGATTCACTTTGATGATGCTATAAAAAATGATATGAAGAGAGAGATTGCGCAGCAACAGAATTATATTGAATTTATTAAGGCTAAAAATAAGATGTTAGATGGGGATTTGAGGAGTGCACGTGATTTGTTAACACCTTGCAAAATGCAAAGCGTTAAGGCTTTTTTGCTTTACACTGGAACTTTTATACCGTTGCCTATCTGGCTTTGGTTAAAACCAGTATGGGAAAGAGGAACCTTTAGATGA
- a CDS encoding NAD-dependent epimerase/dehydratase family protein, with the protein MNGKVLVTGATGYLGKRLVVQLRDIGYEVVGLTRRNSGNRIEGIEYITGDITQPIEFPSDIIIIFHCAGVIDEDDVAMIKTNVDGTRNIVNAACKLKCRLIHVSSAGVVGWPDTTEIDESTPCNPLNLYEKTKLEAEQILLQAVEKGLQAQIIRPTIIFGIRREGNKDSLFQFIQAIKDQKYFSIGNGVYNLIHIDEVVKAMIVLAETCLPSGGIWILNTPISFSLFVQTIRKLALDTERKVPSIPYGIAYLIAVILQYYSKATGRSVPLNLSRLKALTNNRVFSSARILSKTNYVPEKNVIEWIKESYVLYYEKR; encoded by the coding sequence ATGAACGGTAAGGTATTAGTGACGGGTGCTACGGGGTATTTGGGAAAGCGGTTAGTGGTTCAACTCCGTGATATAGGGTATGAAGTGGTTGGACTTACGAGACGAAATTCTGGGAATCGCATCGAAGGAATTGAATATATTACAGGTGATATAACACAACCGATAGAGTTTCCATCAGATATAATTATAATTTTTCATTGCGCAGGGGTTATTGATGAAGATGACGTTGCGATGATAAAAACAAATGTTGATGGAACAAGAAATATTGTGAATGCAGCATGCAAGTTAAAGTGTAGGCTGATACATGTATCTAGTGCGGGCGTTGTTGGTTGGCCGGATACTACTGAAATAGATGAAAGTACTCCATGTAATCCGCTTAATTTATATGAAAAAACAAAACTCGAAGCTGAACAAATACTATTGCAGGCAGTAGAAAAGGGGCTTCAAGCGCAAATTATTCGACCTACTATTATTTTTGGGATTAGAAGAGAAGGTAATAAGGACTCGCTTTTTCAATTCATTCAAGCCATTAAAGATCAAAAATATTTCAGCATTGGAAATGGTGTATATAATTTAATCCATATAGATGAAGTAGTAAAAGCGATGATTGTTTTGGCTGAAACGTGCTTGCCAAGTGGCGGTATTTGGATTTTGAATACTCCAATTAGTTTCAGCCTTTTTGTGCAAACAATTAGAAAGCTGGCGTTAGATACGGAAAGAAAAGTACCATCCATTCCATATGGTATTGCTTACTTAATTGCTGTGATCTTACAGTATTACTCCAAAGCAACGGGTAGAAGTGTTCCGCTTAACCTTTCGAGACTTAAAGCATTAACGAATAACCGTGTTTTTTCTAGCGCCCGCATTTTAAGCAAAACGAACTATGTTCCGGAAAAAAATGTTATTGAGTGGATTAAGGAATCGTATGTGTTGTATTATGAGAAGAGATAA
- a CDS encoding glycosyltransferase family 4 protein, whose protein sequence is MKICTITTIWLTMETFWLKQLLFLKESGIENTIVSSDLQNRDCLSLNGVSIHMERNYGPWSTLSGIWKLYRFFCQEKFDMIQYATPKAALISSIAGMMAGVPVRLYCQWGIRYVGFSGWRRVLFKSIEKLVCSLSTHISPDSNGNRQFSIEEGLYTAEKSSVVYKGSANGVSLARFSFANKGIWYSEVRKVLGWDSSMVVFGWVGRVTCDKGVGELVQAFLALSEQRPDVRLLMIGGWEEHPGLPQTVLEAVKYHPQIAYVGSKSDVERYYAAMDVLVAPSYREGFGSVALEAQAMEVPVILSDIPGPREALIPGETGILVPARDSKALASAMLLLHDEKERRLQMGKAGRQFVEENFEQSFFWKKVLEHRHNLLAKAGIDGVKNEKNH, encoded by the coding sequence ATGAAAATTTGCACAATAACAACCATTTGGCTTACAATGGAAACATTTTGGTTAAAGCAATTATTATTCTTGAAAGAAAGTGGAATTGAGAACACTATAGTATCTAGTGATTTACAGAATAGAGATTGCTTATCATTAAATGGAGTTTCGATACACATGGAACGTAATTACGGTCCATGGTCTACGTTGAGCGGAATTTGGAAGTTGTACCGTTTTTTTTGCCAAGAAAAGTTTGATATGATTCAATATGCAACTCCCAAAGCGGCACTTATTTCTTCTATTGCTGGAATGATGGCTGGGGTTCCTGTGCGGTTGTATTGTCAATGGGGCATTCGATATGTAGGCTTTTCCGGTTGGCGGCGAGTCTTGTTCAAAAGTATTGAAAAGTTGGTATGTAGCTTAAGTACTCATATATCGCCTGATAGTAATGGCAATCGGCAGTTCTCGATTGAAGAAGGGCTTTATACCGCAGAGAAGTCATCTGTGGTCTATAAAGGGAGTGCCAATGGCGTTTCGCTGGCGAGATTTTCATTTGCCAATAAAGGTATTTGGTATAGTGAAGTCCGGAAAGTGTTAGGCTGGGATTCTTCAATGGTGGTTTTTGGATGGGTTGGCCGCGTTACCTGCGATAAGGGGGTCGGAGAATTAGTGCAGGCTTTTCTTGCTTTGAGTGAACAACGTCCTGATGTACGGTTGTTAATGATTGGCGGCTGGGAGGAGCATCCTGGTTTGCCGCAGACAGTGTTGGAAGCAGTAAAATATCATCCGCAGATTGCCTATGTTGGATCTAAAAGTGATGTGGAACGATACTATGCAGCGATGGATGTTCTTGTGGCGCCAAGCTATCGTGAAGGATTTGGTTCTGTGGCGTTAGAAGCACAGGCCATGGAAGTGCCTGTTATTTTGTCTGATATTCCTGGCCCGAGAGAGGCTTTGATCCCGGGAGAAACCGGTATTCTTGTTCCCGCGCGGGATAGCAAGGCATTAGCTTCCGCGATGCTTCTTTTGCATGATGAAAAGGAACGCCGCTTGCAGATGGGCAAAGCAGGCAGACAGTTTGTGGAAGAAAACTTTGAGCAGTCTTTCTTCTGGAAAAAAGTATTGGAACATCGTCATAATTTGTTGGCGAAAGCAGGAATAGATGGTGTTAAGAATGAAAAGAATCATTGA
- a CDS encoding sugar transferase — protein sequence MKRIIDIFGSLVGLLFLAPFFALVVLALFLCQNGPVFFCQQRPGYKGYPFVIYKLRTMVELFDNQGNLLPDKERMTWIGSIVRKASLDEVPQLWNVLKGEMSLVGPRPLLMEYLPLYSPEQMRRHDVLPGITGWAQVNGRNAISWEERFELDVWYVKNQSVYLDLKIILMTLKRVAFSEGIAQEGRATIDKFQGKGGREY from the coding sequence ATGAAAAGAATCATTGATATTTTTGGTTCATTAGTAGGGCTGCTTTTCTTGGCGCCTTTTTTTGCTTTGGTTGTGTTAGCATTGTTTTTATGTCAAAACGGACCAGTCTTTTTTTGTCAGCAACGCCCGGGCTATAAAGGTTATCCCTTCGTTATTTATAAACTCCGGACGATGGTTGAGCTGTTCGACAATCAGGGGAATTTGCTTCCTGATAAAGAACGAATGACATGGATTGGGTCAATAGTACGTAAAGCCAGTCTTGATGAAGTTCCTCAACTTTGGAATGTTTTAAAAGGAGAAATGAGTTTGGTAGGACCGCGGCCATTATTGATGGAGTATTTACCTCTTTATTCTCCAGAACAAATGCGACGGCATGATGTATTGCCAGGAATAACTGGTTGGGCACAGGTTAATGGGCGCAATGCGATTTCTTGGGAAGAGCGATTTGAATTGGACGTATGGTATGTAAAAAACCAATCAGTATATCTTGACTTGAAAATTATATTGATGACGCTAAAGAGGGTTGCTTTTTCAGAAGGGATAGCGCAGGAGGGAAGAGCGACTATTGATAAATTTCAAGGAAAGGGGGGGAGGGAGTATTGA
- a CDS encoding acetyltransferase, which produces MRKLLILGAGGHAKVLLEAAEQMGLWSDFAFLDDVASGNVHGYPIVGSLKDAAALTARFHEAIVGIGNNQTRMFWHDFLLENQYNIPSVIHPSSVISPSALLGKGCAVFAQAVVNADAFIGDSVILNTACSVDHDCVIEAAVHIAPGARLAGGVCAAKEAWVGLNSCVNVGLKIGRQAVVGAGAVVIKNVEEKTTVVGVPAHPIKP; this is translated from the coding sequence TTGAGGAAATTACTGATTTTAGGTGCCGGAGGACATGCGAAGGTTTTGCTGGAGGCAGCAGAACAAATGGGACTGTGGAGTGACTTCGCTTTTTTGGATGATGTGGCTTCTGGCAATGTTCATGGATATCCCATAGTTGGATCCTTGAAAGATGCAGCGGCGCTGACAGCGCGTTTTCATGAAGCCATTGTAGGGATTGGAAACAATCAGACAAGAATGTTTTGGCATGATTTTTTATTGGAAAACCAATATAATATTCCTAGTGTTATTCACCCTAGCAGTGTGATTAGTCCAAGCGCATTACTTGGGAAAGGTTGTGCGGTATTTGCGCAGGCAGTAGTTAATGCCGATGCTTTTATAGGCGACTCGGTGATTTTGAATACGGCCTGTTCTGTTGATCATGATTGTGTTATAGAGGCTGCAGTACATATTGCTCCAGGAGCCAGATTGGCTGGAGGAGTCTGTGCCGCGAAAGAAGCTTGGGTTGGCTTAAATTCCTGTGTTAATGTCGGATTGAAAATAGGACGGCAGGCTGTAGTTGGTGCTGGGGCCGTTGTAATAAAAAATGTTGAAGAGAAAACCACAGTGGTAGGGGTGCCTGCGCATCCGATAAAACCTTAA
- a CDS encoding aminotransferase class I/II-fold pyridoxal phosphate-dependent enzyme produces MKKIFLSAPHMSGAEQSYIAEAFSSNWIAPLGPNVESFEEEMCQIIGAKHALALSSGTAAIHLALKLLDVKAGDSVFCSSLTFSASANPILYEKGIPVFVDSDEESWNLSPVVLEEALRKRAKTNTLPKAIIVVDLYGQSADYDAIRELCYKYEIPIIEDAAEALGASYKGKYCGLFGDLGVLSFNGNKIITTSGGGMLIASEQSKIDKARFWATQAREKALHYQHNEIGYNYRLSNVLAGIGRGQLSVLQERVEKKREIFSLYADELCSLEGISFMPEAKYGRSNRWLTAIRLDPKLAPVLPQQLMEELLKNNIESRPVWKPMHLQPVFKEAIYYRHTSGRDVSATLFSEGVCLPSGTGMSFEEQMRVISIIKKMWK; encoded by the coding sequence ATGAAAAAGATTTTCTTATCAGCTCCTCATATGAGCGGTGCTGAACAATCGTATATTGCAGAGGCTTTTTCGTCGAATTGGATTGCGCCGTTAGGGCCCAATGTTGAATCTTTTGAAGAGGAAATGTGCCAGATTATTGGGGCAAAGCATGCATTGGCATTGAGTTCGGGAACTGCTGCAATCCATTTAGCTTTAAAACTTTTGGATGTAAAAGCTGGCGATAGTGTGTTTTGTTCATCCCTTACTTTTTCTGCAAGTGCTAATCCGATTTTATACGAAAAAGGGATTCCGGTTTTTGTTGATTCAGATGAAGAATCATGGAATTTGTCTCCAGTTGTGTTGGAAGAGGCATTGAGAAAAAGAGCAAAGACGAATACCTTGCCTAAAGCAATTATTGTAGTTGATTTATACGGGCAAAGTGCTGATTATGATGCGATAAGAGAGTTGTGCTATAAATATGAGATTCCAATAATTGAAGATGCTGCAGAAGCTTTAGGAGCAAGCTATAAAGGGAAATACTGCGGTTTATTTGGTGACTTGGGAGTGCTCTCTTTTAATGGCAATAAAATCATTACAACTTCTGGTGGTGGAATGCTTATTGCTTCAGAACAAAGCAAAATAGATAAAGCGCGTTTTTGGGCTACACAAGCGCGTGAAAAAGCGTTGCATTATCAGCACAATGAGATTGGATATAATTATCGGCTTAGCAATGTGCTGGCTGGAATTGGTAGGGGGCAACTATCTGTGTTGCAAGAACGGGTTGAGAAAAAACGTGAAATTTTTTCGTTATATGCAGATGAACTATGTTCGTTAGAAGGGATTTCATTCATGCCAGAAGCGAAATATGGGCGTTCCAATCGTTGGTTGACAGCTATTCGATTAGACCCAAAACTTGCGCCGGTATTACCCCAACAGCTGATGGAAGAACTATTAAAAAACAATATAGAATCAAGGCCGGTTTGGAAGCCAATGCATTTGCAGCCTGTTTTTAAAGAGGCGATTTATTATCGCCATACATCTGGCCGTGATGTTTCAGCTACTCTGTTTTCGGAAGGGGTTTGCTTACCATCGGGCACAGGAATGTCGTTTGAAGAACAAATGAGAGTAATTTCCATTATCAAAAAAATGTGGAAGTAG